GGAATTAAAACTAATATGGCGGCAAAAAAACCGAAAAATACGGCATTCTGAATACCCAGAACCATTAATGATGCCGTGTTAAGAAATCCCACAATCATAATAACCAATAACAATCCTACCAAATAATTCTTGATAACATCATTCACTTTCGATATTGTAATCGATATTTTATGTTTACTTGAGGTTTTCATAAGTTTAAATATGAAAGTCCTCAAAAAATCACGATACAATAAGAATAAGAAAATATATAAAGGTAAAAGTGAAAAATTCATCAAAAAATTGGAAGTACTGCTTAAAGTTTGACTCACAATTTTTGTACTGTTTTTAAGTATTTCTGTCACATATTTTTGACTTTCAGAGATCAGTTGCGTATGCGAAATCCGGAAATTATGTCTGAGCATTTTTTCAAATTCTGTAAACCAAACCACCGATTTTTTTTCAATCATCGGAATCAAGGTTTCTAGTTCAAGAATTTGAGAAACAATAAAATAAGAAGCTATTCCGAGAAATATCACGGAAATTATTATAGTAATGGTAATTGACAGTACCCGGTTTAAACCTTTTTTTTCAAAGAAATTGGTAATAGGAAAAAGTAAAAACGAAAACAAACCGGCGATAATAAAGGGGATGAGAATATCCTGCAAAATGTATAATCCATAAATACAAATCACAAAAATGATTAGTCCATACGCTATCCTTTGAAGTCCTATTGCCTGAGTTTTTGTCATTCCACTACTTCTTTTTGTTTTCTTTTATAAACTCTTTCAGAAACTACAATACTGATTTCGAATAAAATATATAAAGGAATTGCTACCAAAATCTGACTAATCATGTCAGGCGATGGTGTAATTATGGCCGCCACTATCAGGATTACGACAAATGCATGTTTACGATATTCTTTCAGGAATTTTGGAGTTACAATTCCTATTCTGGTCAATACAAAAATCGCCATTGGCAACTGAAATGTTACTCCGCATGCCAGAGTCAAGGTCGCCAGAACTGAAATATAGGACTGAATATCAAATTGGTTTTCAATGCTGGGATCGATCTGGAAATTAACAAGGAAGTTGATGGCAAAAGGTGCAACCACAAAATACCCGAACATTATCCCCAAAAAGAAAAGCAAAGTCACAAAAAATACCGAACCGTTTGCTGCTTTTTTCTCTGTGATTTTTAGACCGGGCTTGATAAAACGCCAGATTTCCCAAAACACATACGGAAAAGCCACCAAAAGTCCTACTATAGCGGAGGCAGTAAGTTGCATCATAAATTGACCGGAAACCTCACGGCTCATCAGAGAGAAATTGAGTTTATCGACACATAGGCTATCAATTCCTGTCCAATTTCCAAGTTCACACAATTTACGATATGTCCAGAAATCAGGACGGGAAGGAGCCAGAATTATTAAATTAAAAATCTTACCCATCATCACCCAGGCAGCAATCATAAACACCAAAATGGCCGCAACAGACCTGATAATATGCCAGCGAAGCTCTTCGAGGTGTTCTAAAAAAGTCATTTCTTTCTCACCCGATGGTTCTTCATCATCGTAATCGTAGTAGGGTGTCTGGTCTAAAGGCATTTTTTGAGTCTGATTTTAAATACAAATATATCTATGAATAAACAAAAAACCTCATAGCACCGTGACCATGAGGTTTTTTTGAAACTAAATTTATTATTTAAAAAGTGGAAACCATTTCATCCACTCATTAACTTCATTTTTTACCAAATTGATGGTTTCCTCATTGTCGTGATTCATCAAAACTTTGTCAACCAGGTCAACCACCTTTTTGAAGTCATTTTCATTCAAACCTCTGGTGGTCATTGCGGCTGTTCCTACTCTGATTCCTGAGGTTGTCATGGCTGATTCCTCATCAAAAGGTACCATATTTTTATTAACCGTGATATCAGCCTTTATCAAAGCGTTCTCAGCAAGTTTACCATTTAGACCTTTTGGTCTTAAGTCAATCAATGCCAGGTGATTATCTGTGCCACCTGAGATCACTTTATAACCTTTTTCCATGAATGCCTCTGCCATTACTTTAGCATTTTTTTGTACCTGATGGGCATAGTTGGTAAAGTTTTCGGTCAATGCCTCGCCAAATGCCACAGCTTTTGCAGCTATGATATGCTCCAGTGGTCCACCCTGAGTGCCGGGAAATACACCCGAATCAAGCAATGACGACATCATTCTTATTTTTCCTTTAGGAGTTTTGATTCCCATCGGATTTTCAAAATCGTTTCTCATCATTATTACACCACCACGGGTTCCTCTCAAAGTTTTGTGTGTTGTGGTAGTTACAATATGACAATGGTCAAAAGGGTCGTTGAGAAGGCCTTTGGCAATTAAACCGGCCGGATGTGAGATATCGGCAAGTAAAAGAGCACCTACTTTATCTGCAATACTTCTAAGTCTGACATAATCCCAATCTCTGGAATAAGCCGATGCCCCGCAAATGATAAGTTTTGGTTTTTCTGCAGCTGCAGTTGCCTCTACTTTATCCCAGTCGATCAAACCGGTTTCTTTTTCTACACCATAGAAAAATGGCTGAAAATATTTTCCGGAGATATTTACCGGGCTACCATGTGAAAGGTGACCACCGTGTGAAAGGTTAAATCCCAAAATTTTGTCTCCCGGCTGAAGACAAGCCAGAAATACCGCCATGTTAGCCTGAGCACCTGAATGCGGCTGTACGTTGGCCCAGGTAAGATTAAACAACTGCTTGAGCCTGTCAATGGCAATTTGCTCAACCTGGTCAACTACTTCACAACCTCCATAGTATCTTTTTCCGGGAAGTCCTTCGGCATATTTGTTGGTGAGTACACTACCGGCCGCTTCCATTACCTGGGGCGAAACGAAGTTTTCTGAGGCAATCAACTCAATACCATGTAGTTGACGGTCATGTTCTTTCTGAATCAGATCAAAAATCTGGGCATCTCTGTCAGGAGTAGAATTCATTAAAGGCATTAGTATAGAATCAAAAATATTTAGTAAATATGATTTTTTAAAACCGCCCGCAAAATTAAGAATCTTTTTTTAGTAAAATGATTATTGATTGATTTTTAGGTGATAAACTTGAAAAAATTAATTTGCATGTTTGAAATATTAAAAAATACAGGATTTGTTTTTTTTTCTGCATAAATCCCTTCTTATTTCAGATTAATAATATTTCTAAAAAAACATTAAGCGATATTTATTTAAAAGTATGATGAATGGCTTTAGTTTTTTAGGTTTTCTCAATTAAATTGCAGTTTTTAATCTAAAAATACAATGAACAAACTAAAACTACTTTTATTGGGTTTTCTGCTGTTTGCCGAAACATCCTTTGCCAATTTCCCGCCTGATGAGGGAATGTGGTTACCTTCATTGATTGGGAAAAATTACCAACAAATGAAAAAGCAGGGCTTCAAGCTCACTGCAAAAGATATTTATGATATCAACAATGCCAGCCTTAAAGATGCCATCGTATGGTTTGGTGGTTTTTGTACCGGTGAAATCGTTTCCAGTCAGGGTATGGTTTTTACCAATCACCACTGCGGTTATGATGCTATTGCTGGTAAAAGTACTCCCGAGGACAACATTCTTGACAACGGATTCTGGGCCAAAACCAATGCCGAAGAAAAACCCATCGAGGGCCTTTGGGTGCAAATTTTGGTAAGAATGGAAGACGTTTCAGATCAGATTTTACCACAACTAGCGGGTTTGAGTGAAAAAGACCGTGCTGCTAAAGTAAATCAATTGGGTCAGGAAATCTCGAAAAAAGCTACCGAAGGCACATCATATACAGCCAGAGTGAGTGAGTTTGCAAAAGGTAATGCCTATTATTTGTATGTTTTCGAGAAATTTGATGATATCAGACTGGTAGGTACTCCTCCCCAATCCATCGGAAAATATGGCGGAGATACAGACAACTGGGAGTGGCCACGTCATACCGGCGACTTTTCGGTGTTCAGAATTTATGCCAACAAAGAAAACAAAGCTGCAAAGTACAGTGCTGAAAACGTGCCGTTTACACCTAAAAAACATTTGCCTGTTTCTTTGAAAGGAATCAAACCCGGCGATTTTTCAATGGTTTTTGGTTTTCCTGGCCGCACCAACCGCTTTGAAAACTCAATGGGAGTGAAGCTTGCCACCGAAAAAACCAATATGGCGATTGTGAAAAACCGCGATATCAGACTCAAAGCCTGGAAAGAAGAAATGGACAAAGATGTAGCCGTTAAGTTAAAACTGGCTTCAGAATATGCTTCTATTGCCAATTATTGGAAATATTTTATTGGACAGACCGAGCAACTCAAAAAATTGAATGTGTATGACCAAAAACTAAAACTTGAGGCAGGATTTAAAGAATGGGCAAAAGGGAAACCTGAATATGAGCATATTTTTGATGAATGGGCTAAAGCTTACGAAGCATACACGCCAATAGCCACTCATAATCCATATCTTTCGCAAGGTATTTTGGGTACAACTTTGGTAGGAAATGTTTTTGGTTTCAGAAGCCTCGAAGCTCAGATGAAAGGTGAGATTTCGGCAGAAACAAAAGCAAAAATAAAAGAAACTGCTATGGCCAATATGACAGAATATCTCAATTCTGTAAATGTGCCTTCAGATAAAAAGATTTTTGCTCAGACCCTCCAGGCCTTCTATGAAGATATTGCAAAAGATCAACATCCTGAAATAATAGGTGAAATTCTTGCCACTGCCAGCACCGATATACCGGCTGCTGCTTTTGCAAAATATGCCGATAACGTATATGCTAACTCCATGTTTACATCGAAAGAAAAAATGGAGAAGTTTCTTGAAAATCCTACTTTGGATGCTCTTAATGCCGACCCTGCGTATAAGTATTATAATGGATTTTTGAAAAATTATCAGACAAGATTTGGTAAGCAAGTAGCTGAATTTCAGGAAACTGACAAGCGTTTGGCCCGTACTTTTATCAAAGGGATGAGCGAATACAACCCTTCTGCCGTGGCTTATTATGATGCCAACTCTACCATGAGAATCACGTATGGAAATGTACAGGATTATTCTCCAAAAGATGGTGTGAAATACAGTTATCGTACCACCGGTGCCGGTGTGATGGAAAAATATAAGCCGGGTGATTATGAGTTTGATTTACCTCAGAAGTTTATTGACTTGTATAACGCCAAAGATTTCGGTAGATATGCCGACAAAGATGGTGAACTGCCGGTAGGTTTTATTACCAACAATGATATCACAGGTGGAAACTCCGGTAGCCCTGTATTGAATGCTAAAGGTGAGTTGATTGGCCTTGCATTTGATGGCAACTGGGAAGCTATGTCAGGCGATATTATTTTCGACAAAAAATACAAAAGATGTATCAATGTTGATATCAGATATGTTTTATGGACTATCGAAAAATTAGGAGGTTCTTTATTGGTTAATGAATTAACCATAAAATAATATCTAGGTTAAATATATAGAGGGAGGCACGGAGTAATTCGTGCCTCTTTCTTTTTTTGAAAATATTTTAAAAATTTCACATAAAAGAAGAAATTCCAATATCTTTAGGGTAAGAATTAAAATAGCCATTAATAATTTTTCCTGTTTTCATACGGGATTTTACCTATAAACTATGAATGACTTCGAGGATTTGTTTCCGCTTTTGGCGGGATTCGAGCCTGTTACTTCTTTTACCGACTTACTTGTTTCATTTTCCGGGCTTTATTTTTACAATATTCTTAAAAAGGAATATTTAAGAGATATTTCTATTTTTTGGTGGAAATACTTCTTTTTATTTATGGGTCTTTCTACGTTTTTTGGAACTTTATCCCACATAATGGAGCATCAGGGTTACCAGAAAGTTTATGTTTTACTCTGGAATTGTATGCAGGTGTTAGCCGGATTTGCCATGTTTTATGCTCAGAGAGCCGCAGTCCTGGAGATTTCCGGAAAAATGACAAGCCGGATATTTTTATTCCTCGCCAATTTGCAATTCATGATTTTTGTACCCACTGTGCTTTATTTTCAAGACTTCAGGGTAGTTGCTTTTAATTCCTTATTGGTCATTATTCAGATGATGGTTTTATTTTTTCCGAGGCACTTTTCTATTAAATATTCTCATACCAAAATCTGGCTGGGCTTTTTTATATCGGTACTGACTGTTTTTATTCATCAGCAAAAATTGGGATTTTCCCGATGGTTTAATCACAAAGATGTATCCCATGTATTGATGGTTTTGAGTTTGTGGCTGATTTTTAAAGGTGTTCAATGGCGTACCCGTAATTCTGAAAGTTTTGCGATAGCATAAAATTGGTTGATTTTAGGGTTTTTACTGTTTATTTTTACAGAAAAATACCCGATGATTTTACCCAACCAACCCATAGTTGATATTTCCTGGCTGTCCGAAAATTTTGGAAATCCTCTTCTCAAGATTATTGAATCAAAACTAAAGCCAATTGGAGCTAACCATGATTGGGAAAGCGGTCAAAAAAATCCTGGGGCAGTGTTGCTTGACATAGAAGAAGATTTCTCTGATAAAAAATCAGATTTGCCTCACACGCTGCCAAATGAGGAGGATTTTTCTGCTGCTGCCCGAAAACTAGGCATCAATCAGGACGATATTTTAGTGATTTACGATCAGGTAGGAGTATATAGTAGCCCCCGGGCATGGTGGATGTTTAAGGTCATGGGACACAAAAATGTTTTTGTGCTCGATGGTGGCTTGCCGGCATGGACAAATGCAGGTCATAATACTGAGAAGGCAACCTGGGAACAAGTTAGGAATGGTAATTTTAAAGCCAGTTTTCAATCTGATTTATTTTTTGATACTCAAAATATCCTGGATAATCTTGAAAATAAAGAAATTCAGATACTGGACGCCCGTTCCGAAGGCAGATTTAATGGCACCGCCCCTGAGCCTCGGGCTGGAATGCGTGGTGGGCACATGCCCAATGCTGGCAACATCCCCTTTGATCAGGTTTTAAATGGTCATTATTTAAAATCTCCTGAAGATTTGAAAATTATTTTTGATAATAAATCAAAAGAGAATCAAAAGCTGGTAATGACCTGTGGATCAGGAGTTACAGCCAGTATCCTTGCCCTTGCGGCCACTATTTCAGGGAGAAAAGATGTAGCAGTTTACGATGGTTCCTGGTCAGAATGGGGCAGACCCGGTGATCTGCCGGTGGTAATATCTTAAATTACTTTGTATTGAAAATATCTGATAGAGCTTTTTCGAGGGTAGGAAATTGAAAAGAGGGGAGAATCTTTCTTTTGTTTTTGACTTTACTACTTCCTAATATTACGACCGACATTTCTCCTAAAATCAGTTTCAATAAAAAGGAAGGAACGGCAGGAAGCCATATTTTCTTGCTTAATATATTTGCCAAAGTTTGGGTAAAATCGCTATTTCTGAGGGTCTCCGGTGCTACCCCATTAAAAACACCTTCAATTTTTGTATTGACAATACTTTCATATAACATTCCGACCAGATCATCAATGTGAATCCATGACATCCATTGTTTTCCGGTACCGAGCGGTGATCCAAAATTATATTTTACTGGAAGTGCCATTTTGGATAGAGCACCACCTTTCTTATCTAATACCACTCCGGTTCGGATAATCGCCAATCTCAAATTATTGTTTTGGGCAAATTCTGTTTCAGTATGTTCCCAAAGATTGCAGGTATGTGCCATAAAATCATCTCCATTGGCCGAATCTTCAGCATTTTCTGATTCTCCGGAATCTCCTCCATAATAACCTATGGCTGAGCCGCCAATCAATGTTTTTAAGGTTTTAGGAACGAAATTTTGAAGGAATTTCAAGCTTTCAACTCTTGAATCAATGATTTCTCGTTTCCGGCTTTGAGTCCATCTTTTATCTGCTATACCTTCGCCAGCAAGATGCACCAATACTTCTACGTCTTCCATGGCTCCGGCTTCAAGAAAACCATTTTTATAATCCCATCTGAAATATTTCAAATCAGATGATTGCCGCTTTGATCTGCTCAAAATTCTTACTTCATGTCCTTCTCTTTGCAGTTTATTTGCCAAAGCTCGCCCTATTAATCCGCCACCGCCTGTGATTAGAATGATCATAAATTCTTTTTAAATTAATAACCCCCTAAAAATAGAATTTGTTTCAAAATAAAAGCCGGACAATTAGCCCGGCTCTCTTTTATCTTATTTCAATTTCATCGACCATGAGCCAACTTGGTTTTCCTGCTCCGTAGTGTCCCGCAGGTAATGGCCCGAAGTTTTCGGCCATAACTTTTACATATCTGTAATTCTGTTTGCCCAAGTCCACATTAAACTGTCTGACTGCTTTTGAAGTTTTGAAAGCAGTACCTAAATCTATTTTTTTCACAGATTCAAAGTTTTTATTGTCGTTTGAAACCCATATTTCAAAGTTTTTGGGAGGTAAAACCCAATCGTGATAATCAGATAGAAAAGCAATGCTCAGTCTTGTAAAGAGGGTTTTGGTTCCCAGGTCAATCACAGTGTTCAGGTTTTTGCCTTCAAATCCTATCCACTGATCTTTGCTGCCTTCATTGCCTTTAATGCCATCGGTCAAGGCAAGAGGGTCGTTGCCGGTATATCTTTTGGGTTGATTCTCGAGGGTATAGTTTTTTCTGCTCGAATTTCCGATTACAAAAGTTTGTACATTGTCACCACTTATTTTTGCCGCCGGCATCAAAAACTGCCGCAGCCAAAGTATGGTCTCCCAAAATTTTAATTTTGGTGGAAGGATTGTAAAGCAGAGAAGTAGCTATTGGGCTGCTTCCATCGAGTGTATATCTGATCTGCCCCGAAGGATGTGCCGTACTAAGTTTGACAACGGTCCTTTTTTGGGTATTTAGTTCGGTAGAAAAACTTACGTTGTTGGCTGATTTGGAATAATTTACTGCCATCAATTCCAGCCTTTTCAGATGGGTGTCGAGCCTTGAGGAGAAATTTATGAAATTCTTGGTTTTATCTGACCAGCCAATTTCGGCTATTGCCAATGCTCTGGGAAATAACATATATTCTGCATGTTGCGGAGTTTTAACATATTCCGTCCAGAGGTTTCCTTGTACTCCCAATATGTATTTTGCTTGCTCCGGGTTAAGCTCGGCGACTTGAGGTTCAAAGCTGTAAGTTTTTTCCAGATTCAAAAAACCTCCGATAGCAAGAGGCTCTTTGGCAGGATTGCCCTGATAATAATCCAGATACATATAGCTGGTGGGTGTCATGATTACATCGTGCATTTGTTTGGCGGCTTCAATACCTCCTTCAATTCCACGCCATGACATCACGGTAGCGTTGGGTGAGAGTCCTCCTTCCAGAATTTCATCCCAACCAATAATACGACGGCCTTTCGAAGTTACAAACTTGTCGATTCTCCTGATAAAATAACTTTGAAGTTCATGTTCATCTTTGAGGCCTTCTTTTTTCATCAAATCCTGACAAAAAGCCGAGGCCTTCCAGGAATCTTTGGGGCATTCATCGCCTCCAATATGGATATATTTTGAAGGGAAAAGATCCATCACTTCAGTCAGAACATCTTCCAGAAAAGAAAAAGTCTTTTCCGAAGGGCAATATACTTTATCCTCCACACCCCATAAGGTTCGCACTTCATAAGGTCCACCAGTACATCCCAGCTCTGGATATGCCGTAAGAGCACCCATGGCATGTCCGGGCATTTCGATTTCAGGAATAACCGTTACATATTTGGATTTGGCATACGCCACAATGTCTTTGATTTGATCCTGGGTATAAAATCCGCCATAAGGTTTTCCATCGAATTTTTGTTCCCGATAGTGTCCCACCATGGATTCTTTCCTTATCGAACCTACCTCAGTAAGTTTGGGGTATTTTTTTATTTCAATTCTCCAACCCTGGTCATCGGTCAAATGCCAATGCAGGGTGTTGATTTTATTTACAGCCAGATTATCAATGAGTTTTTTGATAAAATCAGCAGGGAAAAAATGACGGCTTACATCAAGCATAATTCCCCTGTACGGAAACCTGGGTTCGTCGGTAACGGTACAAGCAGAGGCGGCTAATATCGTTTTACTAATTCTGGAAGACCCGAATATTTCTATCGGTAATAGCTGAAGCAATGTCTGATAGCCATAAAAATGTCCTTTTGGATTTGATGCAGTTATCTCAATATTTTGAGGGCTGACTTTGAGTTCATAAGCCTCTTCGGCAAAAGCCGCATTGTTGATAAACCTTAAACCATTGGGTTTTAAGGTTTCTGTTATCTGATTCTCATATCCCCAAACCACTTTAATTTTCGTGGAGAGTTGTTCGGCTATTTTTCTGACTTCTGTATCTCCGGCAGGCACTATAATAGGAGTGGTGTTTGTTATTTTAAACTGGCCTTTTGCTACTTCCAGTTTTTGAGGTTTTGGAATAATATTATATGTGTTTTGAGCAAAAGAACTTAAAGAAATCAGGAAGAGGAAAAATATTTTTTTCATTTTATTAAGGTGAAATTTGACAAAAATCTCAAATCGTAATTTTAACGAAATTATCCGGAACAAATTATTTCATGATATTATGACCCATTTTATCTCTTTTGGTTCTGAGATATTCTTCATTGTATTGGTTGGCTTCTATTTCAATCGGAATACAATCTATTATTTCCAGACCGTAGCCAATCAGGCCCACCCGTTTTTTAGGATTATTGGAAATCAATCTGATTTTGGAAACGCCAAGGTTTCTAAGAATCTGAGCACCCACACCGTAGTCACGTTCGTCGGCAGCAAAACCCAGTTCAATATTGGCTTCGACCGTGTCGCGGCCTTGTTCCTGTAGTTTATAAGCTTTTAGTTTGTTGAGCAGTCCGATTCCTCTTCCTTCCTGATTCATATACAGAATCATTCCTTTTCCTTCATGATCAACCATCTGCATGGCGGCATGGAGTTGAGGGCCACAGTCGCAGCGGCAGGAACCGAAGATATCGCCTGTCACGCAGGAAGAATGCACCCTTACCATGATGGGTTCCTCGGGTTCCCAGGTGCCTTTTACCAGTGCCAGATGCAATTGTCCATTGTCAATTTGTCTGAAGGCTATCATCTCAAAATTTCCCCATTCGGTGGGCATATTTACGCCAATCTCTCTTTTTATGAGGGTTTCTTTTGAAATTCTATAACTGATGAGGTCTTTGATTGAAACCAGTTTGAGGTCAAATTTGTCCGCCAGTTTCCGGCATTCCGGCAGACGAGCCATTGTACCGTCTTCATTTAAAATTTCTATCAACACACCGGCAGGCTGAAGACCGGCCAATTTAGCCAAATCTATGGCCGCTTCAGTGTGTCCGGCTCTTCTGAGCACACCACCGTCGGCAGCCATCAATGGGAATATATGCCCCGGACGACCAAGGTCTTGGGGTTTGGTTTCTGAATCAACTAATGCATGGAGCGTTTTGGAGCGGTCCGAGGCTGAAATACCCGTTGTACAACCATGCCCCAAAAGGTCAACTGATACTGTAAAGGCAGTTTTATGTTCGGCGGTATTTTTACCTACCATCATATCCAGATTCAGTTCTTCGCATCTTTCTTTGGTCAGTGGAGCACACATGAGCCCCCGACCTTCTTTCACCATAAAATTTACGAGTTCCGGAGTTACCATTTCGGCAGCACATATAAAATCGCCTTCGTTTTCTCTGTCCTCATCATCAACCACTATCACCAGCTTTCCATTTCTAATATCTTCAATGGCTTCTTCGATGGTATCCAGCTTAATATCCTGCATTTTTATCATTTTTTTGCAAATTTACTATTCAAACCCTCTTGTTTCAGTATTTAGTTTCTCATATTTTGAATTCAGGATAATTTCAAAGTAATGCCGGTCCAATTTTTCGGAATAATTATTTAAATAAATAGACCTTGTGATTTTCGGGTGCTATATTTCGGACATTTAAAGGGCTTAGCGGAAAAACTTATTTTTTCGAAAATTATATGAATATGAAAAAGATATTTTTATTACTTGTCTGGATAGGGTTTATTTCTTTTTCCTGTAAAAAAAATAAGGCTGTCCATCTAAAAAGTGAGAGCCCTGTGGCCAAAGTGCAGCCCAAAGAATGGGTGATAGATTATTCAGAACCGGTATGGCATGATGAATTTGATGAAGCCGGTAAGCCCGATATTTCGAAATGGTCTTACGATATGGGTGGACATGGCTGGGGCAATCAGGAGCTGCAATATTACACCGATGCACTCCAAAATGCCATTAACGAATATGGGTATTTGAATATCAATGCTTTAAAGCAAAAAAAAGGAACCAATAATTACACTTCTGCACGCCTGGTTTCAAAAAACAAAGGAGATTTTACCTATGGCAGGGTTGAGGTAAAAGCCAAACTTCCCAAGGGTGTTGGAACCTGGCCGGCGATCTGGATGCTGGCCTCACAAACTACTTATGGACAAACCTTTTGGCCTGATAACGGGGAAATTGATATCATGGAACATGTAGGATTTGATCAGAATGTGGTACATGGGAATGTACACACCAAGGCGTTTAATCATACAATTGGAACCAATAAAGGCAATCATATTACCGTACCCAAGGCTTCAGATAAATTTAATATTTATGCTGTCAATTGGTTTCCTAATAGAATTGAATTTGAAATTAACGGCGGGAAATATTTTGAGTTTAAAAAAGACTCTTCCTATCAGTGGGAACAATGGCCCTTTGATAAAAAATTCCATATCATACTCAATATTGCCGTTGGTGGCGGTTGGGGAGGCCAAAAAGGAGTGGACGACAATATTTTCCCTCAAACTATGCAAGTAGATTATGTAAGGGTTTATGGAATTAAAGAGAAATAATGCAACACAAAAAACTCTCAATGGATGAGCTCCAACGCAAAAGTGTGGAGGAATTTAAAACATCGAAAAAAAACAATATCGCAGTGCTGCTCGACGATATACGCAGCATGTCAAATGTAGGCTCGGTTTTCCGATCTTCTGACGCCTTCAATGTCGAAAAGATATATTTGTGCGGTATTACGTCCTCACCTCCACATCGGGAAATCGAAAAAACGGCCCTTGGAGCTACAGAATCAGTAGATTGGGAATATCACGAAAACGCAGTGGAATTGCTTAATAACCTGGTGAAAGATGGCTGGATTCCTCTGGTGATTGAGCAGGTCGAAAACAGCATTAAGCTCAACGATTTTAAGCCCGAACCCAATAAAAAATATCTGATAATTCTTGGTAATGAGGTTTTTGGAGTAAATCAGGAATTGATTGGGCTTTCTGATATCGTTTTGGAAATACCCCAGTTTGGCACCAAACATTCCTTAAACATTGCAGTCACTGCCGGAATAGTACTTTGGGATTTAACTCAAAAAACTCTTAGCCTCAGCTGATTATTGGAAAATTATAGGGAAGATTCTTGTAAGCCCTTCGTATTGAATTTCAATAAAATGTTTGCCAGTCGGTTTCAAGTATTTGAGATCAACCTCGTAAGGAGTTGCAAGATTACCGATCGCCCCCTGGTGAACCATCTGTCCGTTTACATTATAGATCTTGAAATTAATTTTCTTAATATCCAGATTTGATGCTAAATAAAATTTGCCATCATAACTTGGGTTGGGATAAATCTGAATTCCGTAGAGCTTTTCGTTTAAATCAATCGATAACAAAGTGGAAGGTCCTGAAATACATTGTAAAACACCACCTGTTGGTTTTGGAAACTGTTAACTGTTTTGACAGAATAAATCCCATCTTTCTTCAGTGAAATTGAAGGGGTGGTTTGAGAAGACAATAAATTATTGTCGAGGAACCAATCATATCTGGTGACAACCTCAGTGGAAGTTGCTTTAAGCTCGTACGGCCCATTTTTTTCAATCAAGGGCGTTTTTGGGTTT
The sequence above is a segment of the Cytophagaceae bacterium genome. Coding sequences within it:
- a CDS encoding discoidin domain-containing protein, coding for MPAAKISGDNVQTFVIGNSSRKNYTLENQPKRYTGNDPLALTDGIKGNEGSKDQWIGFEGKNLNTVIDLGTKTLFTRLSIAFLSDYHDWVLPPKNFEIWVSNDNKNFESVKKIDLGTAFKTSKAVRQFNVDLGKQNYRYVKVMAENFGPLPAGHYGAGKPSWLMVDEIEIR
- a CDS encoding RNA methyltransferase, with the translated sequence MQHKKLSMDELQRKSVEEFKTSKKNNIAVLLDDIRSMSNVGSVFRSSDAFNVEKIYLCGITSSPPHREIEKTALGATESVDWEYHENAVELLNNLVKDGWIPLVIEQVENSIKLNDFKPEPNKKYLIILGNEVFGVNQELIGLSDIVLEIPQFGTKHSLNIAVTAGIVLWDLTQKTLSLS
- a CDS encoding bifunctional 3,4-dihydroxy-2-butanone-4-phosphate synthase/GTP cyclohydrolase II gives rise to the protein MQDIKLDTIEEAIEDIRNGKLVIVVDDEDRENEGDFICAAEMVTPELVNFMVKEGRGLMCAPLTKERCEELNLDMMVGKNTAEHKTAFTVSVDLLGHGCTTGISASDRSKTLHALVDSETKPQDLGRPGHIFPLMAADGGVLRRAGHTEAAIDLAKLAGLQPAGVLIEILNEDGTMARLPECRKLADKFDLKLVSIKDLISYRISKETLIKREIGVNMPTEWGNFEMIAFRQIDNGQLHLALVKGTWEPEEPIMVRVHSSCVTGDIFGSCRCDCGPQLHAAMQMVDHEGKGMILYMNQEGRGIGLLNKLKAYKLQEQGRDTVEANIELGFAADERDYGVGAQILRNLGVSKIRLISNNPKKRVGLIGYGLEIIDCIPIEIEANQYNEEYLRTKRDKMGHNIMK
- a CDS encoding family 20 glycosylhydrolase, translated to MKKIFFLFLISLSSFAQNTYNIIPKPQKLEVAKGQFKITNTTPIIVPAGDTEVRKIAEQLSTKIKVVWGYENQITETLKPNGLRFINNAAFAEEAYELKVSPQNIEITASNPKGHFYGYQTLLQLLPIEIFGSSRISKTILAASACTVTDEPRFPYRGIMLDVSRHFFPADFIKKLIDNLAVNKINTLHWHLTDDQGWRIEIKKYPKLTEVGSIRKESMVGHYREQKFDGKPYGGFYTQDQIKDIVAYAKSKYVTVIPEIEMPGHAMGALTAYPELGCTGGPYEVRTLWGVEDKVYCPSEKTFSFLEDVLTEVMDLFPSKYIHIGGDECPKDSWKASAFCQDLMKKEGLKDEHELQSYFIRRIDKFVTSKGRRIIGWDEILEGGLSPNATVMSWRGIEGGIEAAKQMHDVIMTPTSYMYLDYYQGNPAKEPLAIGGFLNLEKTYSFEPQVAELNPEQAKYILGVQGNLWTEYVKTPQHAEYMLFPRALAIAEIGWSDKTKNFINFSSRLDTHLKRLELMAVNYSKSANNVSFSTELNTQKRTVVKLSTAHPSGQIRYTLDGSSPIATSLLYNPSTKIKILGDHTLAAAVFDAGGKNKW
- a CDS encoding glycoside hydrolase family 16 protein, which translates into the protein MKKIFLLLVWIGFISFSCKKNKAVHLKSESPVAKVQPKEWVIDYSEPVWHDEFDEAGKPDISKWSYDMGGHGWGNQELQYYTDALQNAINEYGYLNINALKQKKGTNNYTSARLVSKNKGDFTYGRVEVKAKLPKGVGTWPAIWMLASQTTYGQTFWPDNGEIDIMEHVGFDQNVVHGNVHTKAFNHTIGTNKGNHITVPKASDKFNIYAVNWFPNRIEFEINGGKYFEFKKDSSYQWEQWPFDKKFHIILNIAVGGGWGGQKGVDDNIFPQTMQVDYVRVYGIKEK
- a CDS encoding TIGR01777 family protein; this encodes MIILITGGGGLIGRALANKLQREGHEVRILSRSKRQSSDLKYFRWDYKNGFLEAGAMEDVEVLVHLAGEGIADKRWTQSRKREIIDSRVESLKFLQNFVPKTLKTLIGGSAIGYYGGDSGESENAEDSANGDDFMAHTCNLWEHTETEFAQNNNLRLAIIRTGVVLDKKGGALSKMALPVKYNFGSPLGTGKQWMSWIHIDDLVGMLYESIVNTKIEGVFNGVAPETLRNSDFTQTLANILSKKIWLPAVPSFLLKLILGEMSVVILGSSKVKNKRKILPSFQFPTLEKALSDIFNTK